In a genomic window of Spirochaetaceae bacterium:
- a CDS encoding metal-dependent transcriptional regulator → MQESTENYLETIFMLSKDSKTIRSIDVANALAYSRPSVSIAMNKLRQDGYIEVSSDGFILLTKEGRNIAEAIFEKHTLILNWLISLGVDKQIALKDACKIEHIISEQSFLAIKNFIAKANPLT, encoded by the coding sequence ACCATCTTTATGTTAAGTAAAGACAGTAAAACTATTCGCTCTATCGATGTAGCTAATGCCCTAGCCTACAGCCGGCCCAGCGTGAGTATTGCCATGAATAAATTACGGCAAGATGGCTACATCGAGGTGAGCAGCGATGGGTTTATTCTTTTAACCAAAGAAGGCCGCAATATTGCAGAGGCTATCTTTGAAAAACATACCCTTATTTTAAATTGGTTAATATCTTTAGGGGTAGATAAACAAATTGCCCTAAAAGATGCCTGCAAAATAGAACATATTATTAGCGAACAAAGTTTTTTAGCTATAAAAAATTTTATTGCTAAAGCAAACCCGCTTACTTAA
- the pyrH gene encoding UMP kinase: MTKVISLGGSLIAPNLVDENFINNFKEIVINFLNKDKERRLILVTGGGATARSYQNALRALAPAVSNDELDWLGIAATKINAALIKAVFADYCPEPIADNPETAPFNKGRILVASGWKPGFSTDYDAAVLAGRFGGKVVINLSNIDYLYDSDPKTNSNAQKITHTSWNNLTAMLGTTWLPGSNLPFDPIAALLAKQHGLTAIIAGGTNFANIEAILEDKEYLGTTIN; encoded by the coding sequence ATGACTAAAGTTATTTCGTTGGGCGGCTCGCTGATTGCGCCCAATTTAGTTGATGAAAATTTTATTAATAATTTTAAAGAAATTGTCATTAATTTTTTAAATAAAGATAAAGAACGGCGGCTTATCTTGGTTACCGGCGGCGGGGCTACGGCGCGCAGCTATCAAAATGCTTTGCGGGCTTTAGCGCCTGCCGTAAGTAATGACGAGCTGGATTGGTTAGGTATTGCCGCCACTAAAATTAATGCCGCTTTAATTAAAGCCGTTTTTGCCGATTATTGCCCCGAGCCTATTGCTGATAATCCCGAGACGGCCCCTTTTAATAAAGGCCGTATTTTGGTGGCTTCGGGCTGGAAACCCGGCTTTTCTACCGATTACGATGCCGCCGTTTTAGCCGGCCGTTTTGGCGGTAAAGTGGTGATTAATCTTTCTAACATCGATTATCTATACGATAGCGACCCTAAAACGAATAGCAATGCGCAAAAAATTACCCATACCAGCTGGAATAACTTAACGGCTATGCTGGGCACCACTTGGTTGCCGGGCTCTAATTTGCCTTTCGACCCTATAGCGGCTTTACTGGCTAAACAGCATGGGCTAACGGCCATTATTGCCGGCGGCACAAACTTTGCCAATATAGAGGCCATTTTAGAGGATAAAGAGTATTTAGGTACTACCATTAATTAG
- a CDS encoding peptidoglycan DD-metalloendopeptidase family protein, translating into MIKNLKESCFTLSFLTALAVSFGLLIIIGSHLQHLPPPAFNSDGYWVLPSPPLERISIFAGSHNSQNADNTAVRFYSTTLRQGEGLSLLARQHNLQLATLLSVNAVSDLGSLSEGSEVVIPNQDGINYIVRRFDSLATIARRFEVSEDLLRTVNRLEDRPIRRGLQLFIPSAGLSSRDFNRIVGSHLSFPVAGNVRSFFGEITHGLTATTSHNYGLVFSTIENQTVHAAADGVVTQSGFHSSFGFYVVLDHGHLQSFYGYLNRPALGINSRVRRGDVIATVGRSGLGNGRSLYFSLLKDGKAVDPLLFLK; encoded by the coding sequence ATGATAAAAAATTTAAAAGAAAGTTGTTTTACCCTCTCTTTTTTAACGGCTTTAGCCGTTAGCTTTGGCCTATTAATTATTATAGGCAGTCATTTACAGCACTTGCCGCCGCCTGCCTTTAATAGCGATGGCTACTGGGTGTTACCCAGCCCACCGCTTGAGCGTATCTCTATCTTTGCCGGCAGCCATAACAGCCAAAACGCCGATAATACAGCTGTGCGTTTTTATAGTACTACGCTGCGGCAAGGCGAAGGTTTATCGCTGCTGGCTAGGCAGCACAATTTACAGCTGGCCACCTTGCTGAGTGTTAATGCCGTGAGCGATTTAGGCAGCTTAAGCGAAGGCAGCGAGGTGGTGATTCCTAATCAAGATGGTATTAACTATATAGTAAGGCGGTTTGATAGTTTGGCTACCATCGCCCGCCGGTTTGAGGTGAGCGAAGATTTATTACGTACCGTTAATAGGCTGGAAGACCGGCCTATCCGCCGCGGGTTACAATTATTTATTCCTTCCGCCGGCTTAAGCAGCCGCGATTTTAACCGGATTGTGGGCAGCCATTTAAGTTTCCCCGTAGCCGGTAACGTGCGCAGTTTTTTCGGCGAAATAACGCACGGCCTTACGGCTACCACCAGCCATAACTACGGCCTTGTTTTTAGTACTATAGAGAATCAAACGGTTCATGCCGCCGCCGATGGTGTGGTTACGCAAAGCGGTTTTCACTCGAGCTTTGGGTTTTATGTGGTGCTGGATCACGGCCACCTGCAAAGCTTTTATGGTTATTTAAACCGTCCTGCTTTAGGCATAAACAGCCGGGTAAGGCGCGGCGATGTGATTGCGACGGTAGGCCGCAGCGGCTTAGGCAACGGCCGCAGTTTGTATTTTTCTTTGTTAAAAGATGGAAAAGCAGTTGACCCTTTGCTCTTTTTAAAATAA